One Elaeis guineensis isolate ETL-2024a chromosome 10, EG11, whole genome shotgun sequence genomic window carries:
- the LOC105052875 gene encoding LOW QUALITY PROTEIN: uncharacterized protein (The sequence of the model RefSeq protein was modified relative to this genomic sequence to represent the inferred CDS: inserted 10 bases in 10 codons), producing MTADAKECNGGCEGQKVGSEGKVGLGAVVEGDRKRKESYNGIARREGEESVGDGSEGSFVVVNEESDNPVERDLDPRWKVDPVVADESGGPPANVGSLSEEDVASGDREAGGEKEGDRKEGVDSVVNAETGVEDRKDETAVGGSVEEETMESKANTVAEAEESEEKEISGRGESEGNXGVTNNEVELEGERKEEIVAIETELKVEPESLAEVQEKLKTTMTEADDQTRTEFTVKVEEGQEPETVVTETDQQVKLDVGAETKVHQAEXESEVENVLTETEHQLESESSVEVQKQDALTATRGTHDQVEAKSAVVVETQXPQIVSTERNDQEQSEVVVQKEDXQEPMTLVSEIKDQXELQSAEVGLKEETEVAGDQDEPEAIVKVGEGQKPESVVTETPTSESLSLEHEKVRLSNEAEEGPPDECSAENAVASEPQCETSLQKAENSESAESHEASMTSHLDGIMKEAEPSGDQEFLEEVKVSTKSSENGXTSPTETETGIHSTDGPGPSCSVSGADVASEIINASINSGVEVENVLLQGTESMVVCSNNDTRLESKVCNDVEIENHAVAMESDSRIGNDSAESGEYLASSVEDDHATRKDDDEEPTSAEVEAVEVIQAPPEDPSGSAFDGERVDIEVAKRQPCYIIRXPRFTDDELWAQIQHAKLELEEQTRSRDSIRVSVQKKKATCNEYREKLETAKAKEKAVRAAYSAKRQEIESVQSMLNKIRNATSIEEIDNKIEAMDREFQHSTMGLKEEKQHLLNIKQLRQRREQLSSNMGSKSDIDMAFDQRDQIEERSRYILFANTLKKELDSLKADXSEAEIKGREAWKEYDDEVRHLKVLQEQFRTSDEIRQKAYGHWRNLKDESIEKSKYFFTYKNDQEAAANYVSSRDRKGLWLHCSKQVEKIMELWNNNDEFRLQYVKSNKNSTLRRLKTLDGRSLGPDEEPPAPRATIDKGSSSVSNTSNSNPPVAVIASEAKPGKSDVLAXPKEKESFPPLQTAQRNQSSRSKKSTKPSSKETIMVPVSDREEVEAAPKENSRTKEEEEQARKAEELARKEEELRKEKAEAEMKERLRLEQKAKAKEAEERKRRKAEKAQARAEYRAQKEAELRDKKKLKKEKKKAAAASNTANGGDGDHVPAPATDDGRAENAPEPDNQSATASKGPQGPLVAAKQYNKMPPVPLPLRNRGKRKMRTWMWVVLTTLLVXALFLAGNYMAFSFSH from the exons ATGACGGCGGATGCGAAGGAGTGTAATGGTGGATGCGAGGGGCAGAAGGTGGGATCCGAGGGGAAGGTGGGATTGGGAGCGGTGGTGGAGGGAGATCGGAAGCGGAAGGAAAGTTATAATGGCATTGCGcgccgagagggggaggagagtgTAGGGGATGGGAGCGAGGGCTCTTTTGTGGTGGTGAACGAGGAGTCGGATAATCCGGTTGAGAGGGATCTCGATCCTCGATGGAAAGTTGATCCCGTGGTCGCCGACGAGAGTGGCGGCCCGCCGGCGAATGTGGGTTCCTTGTCTGAGGAGGATGTGGCCTCCGGAGATCGCGAAGCGGGTGGAGAGAAGGAAGGTGATCGCAAGGAGGGTGTTGATTCTGTTGTGAATGCTGAGACAGGGGTGGAAGATCGGAAAGATGAGACGGCGGTAGGTGGTTCGGTTGAGGAGGAAACGATGGAATCCAAGGCAAATACTGTGGCGGAGGCAGAGGAGAGCGAGGAGAAGGAAATTAGTGGACGGGGTGAGTCAGAGGGGA ATGGCGTGACTAACAATGAAGTGGAACTAGAAGGAGAACGGAAGGAGGAGATTGTCGCTATAGAGACGGAGCTCAAGGTAGAACCAGAATCTCTTGCTGAAGTACAAGAGAAGTTGAAAACCACAATGACAGAGGCTGATGACCAAACTAGAACAGAATTTACTGTTAAAGTTGAAGAAGGGCAAGAGCCTGAGACTGTGGTTACAGAGACTGACCAGCAGGTTAAATTGGACGTGGGTGCAGAGACCAAAGTCCACCAAGCAG CCGAATCAGAGGTGGAGAATGTGCTTACAGAGACTGAGCACCAATTGGAATCAGAATCATCGGTTGAAGTGCAAAAGCAGGATGCTTTGACTGCCACCAGAGGCACTCATGATCAAGTGGAAGCCAAATCAGCTGTTGTGGTGGAGACAC GACCCCAGATTGTGTCAACAGAGAGGAATGACCAAGAGCAATCAGAAGTAGTTGTTCAGAAGGAAG AACAGGAGCCCATGACTCTGGTTTCAGAGATAAAAGACC CAGAATTACAATCTGCTGAAGTAGGGTTGAAAGAGGAGACTGAGGTTGCCGGTGACCAAGATGAACCTGAAGCAATAGTGAAAGTAGGAGAAGGACAGAAGCCTGAGAGTGTGGTCACAGAGACTCCAACATCCGAATCTCTTTCTCTTGAGCATGAGAAGGTGAGGCTGTCAAATGAGGCTGAAGAAGGTCCACCTGATGAATGCTCGGCTGAAAATGCAGTGGCTTCGGAACCCCAATGCGAAACCAGTTTACAAAAAGCAGAGAACAGTGAATCTGCGGAAAGTCATGAAGCCAGCATGACCTCTCACCTTGATGGCATAATGAAGGAAGCTGAACCAAG TGGTGACCAGGAATTTCTGGAAGAAGTCAAAGTCAGCACTAAATCTTCTGAGAATG GAACCAGCCCCACAGAAACTGAAACTGGCATTCACAGCACAGATGGGCCTGGACCATCATGTTCTGTCAGTGGTGCAGATGTAGCATCAGAAATAATAAATGCATCTATTAATAGTGGAGTCGAAGTTGAAAATGTTCTGCTTCAAGGTACAGAAAGCATGGTCGTTTGTTCAAATAATGATACCAGGTTAGAAAGTAAAGTTTGCAATGATGTGGAAATTGAGAATCATGCTGTTGCAATGGAATCGGACTCCAGAATTGGAAATGACTCTGCAGAAAGTGGTGAATATTTGGCCAGCTCTGTTGAAGATGACCATGCTACCAGGAAGGATGATGACGAAGAACCTACCAGTGCGGAAGTTGAAGCAGTCGAGGTGATCCAGGCCCCACCAGAGGATCCTAGTGGCTCAGCTTTTGATGGGGAGAGGGTGGATATAGAGGTGGCGAAAAGGCAGCCATGTTATATAATTA GTCCCAGATTCACTGATGATGAGCTATGGGCTCAAATACAGCATGCTAAATTGGAACTAGAAGAGCAGACGCGAAGCAGGGATTCTATTAGAGTTTCAGTTCAAAAGAAAAAG GCAACTTGTAATGAATACCGGGAAAAGTTAGAAACTGCAAAAGCAAAAGAGAAAGCTGTAAGGGCTGCATATAGTGCTAAGCGACAAGAAATAGAGTCTGTCCAGTCAATGCTTAACAAGATAAGGAATGCGACCTCAATTGAAGAAATTGATAATAAG ATAGAAGCAATGGACCGTGAATTTCAGCATTCGACGATGGGTTTGAAAGAAGAAAAACAACATCTGCTTAATATTAAGCAACTGAGACAACGCCGTGAACAGTTATCTTCCAACATGGGCTCAAAATCAGATATTGATATGGCATTTGACCAAAGAGACCAGATTGAAGAGCGTTCAAGGTATATTTTATTTGCAAAT ACTTTGAAGAAGGAACTGGATTCCCTCAAAGCTG TATCAGAAGCTGAaataaaaggaagagaggcgtGGAAAGAATATGATGATGAAGTCCGGCATTTAAAGGTTCTACAAGAACAATTTAGAACATCTGACGAGATTCGTCAAAAAGCATATGGACATTGGAGGAACCTCAAAGATGAGTCAATTGAAAAG AGCAAATATTTTTTCACGTACAAGAATGACCAGGAAGCTGCGGCAAACTATGTATCCTCCCGGGACAGAAAGGGTCTTTGGTTGCATTGCAGCAAACAG GTGGAAAAAATTATGGAGCTGTGGAACAACAATGATGAATTCCGCTTGCAGTATGTCAAATCAAACAAGAACAGCACATTGAGGAGATTGAAGACATTGGATGGAAGATCGCTTGGCCCAGATGAGGAGCCACCTGCACCACGTGCTACTATAGACAAAGGCTCAAGCTCTGTTTCAAACACGTCCAACAGTAACCCACCTGTAGCCGTAATAGCTTCAGAAGCAAAACCAGGAAAGTCGGATGTACTGG GCCCTAAAGAAAAGGAGTCATTTCCACCCTTGCAAACAGCACAAAGAAATCAATCTTCTAGATCCAAAAAATCTACCAAGCCTAGTTCAAAAGAAACCATCATGGTTCCAGTTTCTGACAGAGAAGAGGTAGAAGCTGCTCCAAAAGAGAATAGTCGAACAAAAGAGGAGGAGGAAcaggcaaggaaggcggaggagtTGGCTAGGAAGGAAGAAGAATTGAGAAAGGAAAAGGCTGAAGCTGAGATGAAGGAACGGTTGCGGTTGGAACAGAAGGCCAAAGCCAAGGAGGCTGAGGAAAGGAAGAGGCGGAAAGCTGAGAAGGCCCAAGCCCGGGCTGAATATCGAGCACAGAAGGAAGCTGAGCTCAGAGACAAG AAGAAActaaagaaggagaaaaagaaagctGCAGCCGCATCAAATACAGCAAATGGAGGTGACGGAGATCATGTTCCTGCTCCTGCTACAGACGATGGTCGGGCTGAAAATGCTCCAGAACCTGACAACCAATCAGCAACTGCTTCAAAAGGCCCTCAAGGCCCATTGGTAGCTGCAAAGCAATATAATAAGATGCCACCTGTTCCCTTGCCCCTTCGTAATAGGGGTAAGAGAAAGATGCGTACATGGATGTGGGTGGTTCTGACAACTCTACTGG TGGCTTTGTTTTTGGCCGGCAACTACATGGCTTTCAGTTTCAGCCACTAA